The Meles meles chromosome 6, mMelMel3.1 paternal haplotype, whole genome shotgun sequence genome has a window encoding:
- the LOC123944897 gene encoding serine/arginine repetitive matrix protein 1-like — protein sequence MTPSPPRAHACKDPCPSSMQTCLDQESAARVAVCDLQGLCGPSLAACKDMRGVPPAGTRGAPRASLADRHGSSEASSDLPAPSWSPLQEGTQVRVQEFCVRTDSDPRLTPTAGDPVRLLPPPTDAVMSPAQLGASRLSLAQVALARPAPFPRRRSEQTLTKGRWWETDQLLSLLLVGFKDFGAGDAAADMPSTKRSCGRLLHGKQFEADQKLSSRSAFATREASPGAVGRGVRAGLEPGAVRGAGRRRRALRPPRSPGPGASSRRPSPASGTTRAPPTPASTKRVDLLLGSSRSLPPGGPGQTPAVRLPGEDARQRRPPECRPPVTPCWGPGRAQGIRPRESAAPAPVWDLPPPAQEEPRLSKAQSCGTEVNTHTPRTCVSAGARCCADGRGPHAQPTVFTKDSGHAFTQRRVWETQPVDERMPPTDRSLVVQEPLTAYLVMVH from the exons ATGACGCCCTCCCCTCCCCGAGCACACGCCTGCAAGGACCCTTGCCCCTCCTCCATGCAGACCTGCCTTGACCAAGAAAGCGCAGCCAGAGTGGCCGTGTGCGACTTGCAAGGCCTCTGTGGGCCTTCGTTGGCTGCCTGTAAAGACATGCGGGGTGTCCCGCCGGCAGGGACACGCGGAGCCCCACGGGCCAGCCTCGCTGACCGCCATGGTTCGAGCGAGGCCTCCTCAGACCTGCCGGCCCCCAGCTGGTCACCCCTGCAGGAAGGAACCCAGGTGAG AGTGCAAGAGTTCTGCGTGAGGACGGACTCAGACCCTCGGCTCACCCCCACGGCGGGTGACCCCGTTCGCTTGCTGCCCCCCCCGACTGACGCGGTCATGTCACCTGCCCAGCTCGGGGCCTCCCGCCTGTCTCTGGCCCAAGTGGCCTTGGCAAGGCCTGCACCTTTCCCACGTCGTCGGTCAG AGCAGACGCTGACTAAAGGGAGGTGGTGGGAAACAGAccagctcctctccctgctgttgGTGGGCTTCAAGGACTTCGGGGCGGGGGACGCCGCAGCGGACATGCCTTCCACAAAGCGGAGCTGCGGGCGCTTGCT CCACGGGAAGCAGTTCGAGGCGGACCAGAAGCTGAGCTCCAGGTCCGCGTTTGCGACCCGGGAGGCCTCTCCGGGCGCGGTAGGCCGCGGCGTGCGGGCGGGTTTGGAGCCCGGCGCTGTCCGAGGTGCTGGACGCCGGCGGCGCGCGCTCCGGCCGCCGCGGTCCCCGGGTCCTGGGGCATCTTCCCGAAGGCCGAGCCCGGCGTCAGGGACAACCCGCGCG CCTCCCACTCCTGCCTCGACTAAACGCGTGGACTTACTTCTTGGGAGCTCAAGATCCCTCCCACCCGGTGGACCAGGGCAGACCCCTGCGGTGCGCTTACCTGGTGAGGACGCTCGTCAAAGGAGGCCACCTGAGTGCAGGCCACCG GTGACTCCTTGCTGGGGACCCGGCAGAGCTCAAGGCATCCGTCCGCGAGAAAGTGCCGCCCCCGCCCCAGTCTGggacctcccacctcccgcccagGAGGAGCCCCGCCTTTCCAAAGCGCAGTCCTGCGGGACAGAGGTGAACACGCACAC GCCCAGGACGTGTGTGTCAGCTGGCGCCCGCTGCTGTGCCGACGGACGGGGTCCACACGCCCAGCCCACCGTCTTCACCAAGGACTCTGGCCACGCCTT
- the ANKRD34C gene encoding ankyrin repeat domain-containing protein 34C — protein sequence MMGDDTELRTDGNSLLKAVWLGRLRLTRLLLEGGAYINESNDKGETALMVACITQHVDRQSTSRPRMVKYLLDQRADPNIQDKSGKTALIHACIRRAGGDVVSLLLENGADPSLEDRTGASALVYAINADDKDALRHLLDACKAKGKEVIIITTGKSPSGTKTTKQYLNVPPSPRGEDRPSPPLCTSPSDIEVEAPGRGAPPTEREDDFFSLQSGHLSACNTAKALDEPGSPPRKVGNLKRARLPQLKRLQSEPWGLIAPSVLAAGARQDETHSPSPDGEVIKSFSDVSFPKRGPLSRTSSIDGKDPTFFPTVAEQGQKITASPGPASWKAAHEKGQASHARLARRGTLPVDQEKVGIGPAGPPALKDPMSLKRLESDLHNLDLQAGADQLSSVSLESSKGPLDRKRFDGSLLAFFHGSRESLDAAPSMSPSSARRRPPPLLERRGSGTLLLDRISHTRPGFLPPLNVGGNPPIPDLRSSSKPSSPLASGLKSMVPVAPSSPKRADLRGRRALLRRHSMQAEQMRQLSDFEQTVT from the coding sequence ATGATGGGCGACGACACGGAACTGAGGACGGATGGGAACTCTCTCCTGAAGGCGGTGTGGCTGGGGAGGCTCAGGCTGACCCGGCTCCTCCTGGAAGGGGGCGCTTACATCAACGAGAGCAACGACAAAGGGGAGACGGCCCTCATGGTGGCGTGCATCACCCAGCACGTGGACCGGCAGAGCACCAGCAGGCCCAGGATGGTGAAGTACCTGCTGGACCAGAGGGCGGACCCCAACATCCAGGACAAGTCCGGCAAGACGGCGCTCATCCACGCCTGCATCCGGAGGGCGGGGGGCGACGTGGTGTCCCTGCTGCTGGAGAACGGCGCCGACCCCAGCCTCGAGGACCGCACGGGGGCTTCGGCCCTGGTCTACGCCATCAACGCCGATGACAAGGACGCCCTGAGGCACCTGCTGGATGCCTGCAAAGCCAAAGGGAAGGAGGTGATCATCATAACCACCGGGAAGTCGCCGTCAGGCACCAAAACCACCAAGCAGTATCTCAACGTCCCTCCTTCGCCCAGAGGGGAGGACCGCCCGTCTCCTCCCCTGTGCACGTCCCCCTCGGACATTGAAGTGGAGGCTCCAGGCCGGGGCGCCCCACCCACGGAGAGGGAGGATGACTTCTTCAGCCTCCAGTCAGGGCATCTGAGTGCCTGCAACACAGCCAAGGCCCTCGACGAGCCTGGGTCGCCCCCCAGGAAAGTGGGGAACCTCAAGCGGGCTCGTCTGCCCCAGCTGAAGAGGCTGCAGTCCGAACCCTGGGGCCTGATTGCGCCGTCCGTGCTGGCAGCTGGCGCGCGTCAGGACGAGACCCACAGCCCCAGCCCAGACGGCGAGGTCATCAAGAGCTTTAGTGATGTGTCCTTCCCCAAGAGGGGGCCGCTCTCCAGAACCAGCAGCATcgatggcaaagaccccacctTCTTCCCCACCGTCGCCGAGCAGGGGCAGAAGATCACGGCCTCCCCAGGACCAGCATCCTGGAAGGCAGCCCATGAGAAGGGTCAGGCTTCCCACGCCCGTCTGGCCCGGAGAGGAACGCTCCCCGTGGACCAGGAGAAGGTGGGTATCGGTCCAGCAGGCCCCCCTGCTCTCAAAGATCCCATGTCCCTCAAGCGGCTGGAGAGTGATTTGCACAACTTAGATTTACAGGCTGGGGCCGACCAGCTCAGCTCCGTCTCCCTGGAATCGAGCAAAGGGCCCTTGGACAGGAAGAGGTTCGATGGCTCCCTCCTGGCTTTCTTCCACGGGTCGCGGGAGTCCCTGGACGCCGCGCCCAGCATGTCCCCCAGCTCGGCGCGCCGCCGGCCGCCGCCTCTCCTGGAAAGGCGAGGTTCTGGAACTCTGCTGCTGGACCGAATTTCGCACACCAGGCCCGGCTTCCTGCCGCCTTTAAACGTCGGTGGGAACCCCCCCATCCCCGACCTCAGATCCAGCAGCAAACCGTCTTCTCCACTTGCGAGCGGCCTAAAATCCATGGTCCCCGTGGCGCCCAGTTCACCGAAGAGAGCGGACCTGCGAGGCAGACGGGCGCTCCTGCGGAGACACTCCATGCAGGCCGAGCAGATGAGGCAGCTGTCGGACTTCGAGCAGACCGTCACCTAG
- the TMED3 gene encoding transmembrane emp24 domain-containing protein 3: protein MGRAGAHSASALLLLLLLVLLRAERPRGAELTFELPDSARQCFHEDVQPGAKFSLDYQVITGGHYDVDCYVQDPLGNTIYRETKKQYDSFTHRAEVKGVYQFCFSNEFSTFSHKTIYFDFQVGDEPPILPDMGNRVTALTQMESACVTIHEALKTVIDSQTHYRLREAQDRARAEDLNSRVSYWSVGETVALFVVSLSQVLLLKSFFTEKRAGPRAPHS from the exons ATGGGCCGCGCAGGCGCGCACTCCGCctcggcgctgctgctgctgctgctgctggtgctgctgcggGCCGAGCGGCCGCGGGGCGCCGAGCTCACCTTCGAGCTGCCGGACAGCGCCAGGCAGTGCTTCCACGAGGACGTGCAGCCGGGCGCCAAGTTCTCCCTGGACTACCAG GTCATCACCGGAGGCCACTACGATGTCGACTGCTACGTGCAGGACCCCCTGGGGAACACCATCTACCGGGAGACCAAGAAGCAGTATGACAGCTTCACCCACCGGGCTGAGGTCAAGGGCGTTTACCAGTTTTGCTTCAGTAATGAGTTTTCCACCTTCTCTCACAAGACCATCTACTTTGACTTTCAAGTGGGTGACGAGCCCCCCATTCTCCCAGACATGGGGAACAGGGTCACAGCTCTCACGCAG aTGGAGTCGGCCTGTGTGACCATCCACGAGGCCCTGAAGACGGTGATCGACTCGCAGACGCATTACCGGCTCCGCGAGgcacaggaccgggcccgggctgAAGACCTCAACAGCCGCGTCTCGTACTGGTCGGTCGGCGAGACCGTCGCCCTGTTTGTGGTCAGCCTCAGCCAGGTGCTGCTGCTGAAGAGCTTCTTCACGGAGAAGCGGGCTGGCCCCCGGGCGCCGCACTCCTAG